From one Leptospira stimsonii genomic stretch:
- a CDS encoding metallophosphoesterase family protein — MKIIYLTDIHDGLRGLKEILQQTTADLYLFSGDIIYKAFFSTDRIIEFCTIQEEMYRISKDQKEEINAYDYATRAIRFPEKYPADIVEKSKEYRTLFHQAAKTMKEKYELIEIIIQKYATAPVRVLPGNYDIDLQYSALYERDIHRKTFEQDGYKFAGYGGAPILTSGIPEKLAVKFHEYNRNGKSYSEPEDFFKEEQPDVVVIHNPPYGFLDKIPNYGNVGSQGIRRYLDDYSPSLVVSGHVHEDQGIVKKGKTVFLNPSNFGAVDSIFGFQPGGFFSEIFLENGLVETVKLNRLVDHKIRLLMEVDCKGNSPAIKFVSQDSEVSAEDFVRI, encoded by the coding sequence ATGAAAATCATTTACCTGACAGATATCCACGACGGTCTTCGAGGCTTGAAGGAAATTCTTCAGCAAACCACTGCCGATCTATATCTCTTCTCCGGAGACATTATCTACAAAGCGTTCTTCAGTACGGATCGAATCATAGAATTCTGTACGATCCAAGAAGAGATGTATCGAATCTCCAAGGATCAAAAAGAAGAAATCAACGCGTATGATTATGCGACACGGGCGATTCGATTTCCGGAAAAATATCCTGCCGATATCGTGGAAAAATCCAAAGAATACAGAACTCTCTTTCATCAAGCCGCAAAGACGATGAAGGAAAAATACGAGCTCATAGAAATCATCATTCAAAAATATGCGACGGCTCCCGTGAGAGTTCTTCCGGGCAACTACGATATCGATCTGCAATACAGCGCTCTTTATGAAAGAGACATTCATAGAAAGACCTTTGAACAAGACGGTTATAAATTTGCCGGCTATGGAGGTGCTCCGATTCTTACTTCCGGAATTCCCGAAAAGTTAGCGGTCAAATTCCACGAATACAATCGGAATGGAAAAAGTTATAGCGAACCGGAAGATTTTTTCAAAGAAGAACAACCGGACGTAGTCGTGATTCACAATCCTCCCTACGGTTTTTTAGATAAGATTCCGAACTACGGAAACGTAGGTTCTCAAGGAATCCGAAGATACTTGGACGATTATTCTCCATCTCTCGTCGTTTCCGGTCACGTTCACGAAGATCAAGGAATCGTAAAAAAAGGAAAAACCGTATTCTTAAATCCTTCCAACTTCGGCGCCGTAGATTCGATTTTCGGTTTTCAACCAGGCGGCTTCTTCTCTGAAATATTTTTAGAAAATGGGCTTGTAGAAACCGTAAAATTGAATAGACTGGTGGACCACAAAATTCGCCTGTTAATGGAAGTAGATTGCAAAGGGAATTCTCCCGCGATTAAATTTGTAAGTCAGGATTCGGAGGTGTCGGCGGAAGATTTTGTGAGAATCTAA
- a CDS encoding tetratricopeptide repeat protein has product MKFFSSKFCICFVLSLGAFHSIAAQTKQEFGWAKSSDGFSFNLNGRTVFQSNAEVVSFPESLSLLEKSDFLFYAGEYYILNKDVRRYEAILKLTANAEPELALGGILLRILKEINFNSKDSSRNLLSQFAKNEKNPYLKELAEGFDSSVFEKKSPENLKCSRKNVFYSLCKTLRLKKYLEDFKVEAKSHEREYLNLNRTLAPFLEDPELKYIPFLSNFIFNIADQLAELGLSREAVHFQKILIISENLSGRIIGYSYEKLAYYYLIGGDLVSAEKVLDYILKYHPDLRTPYKNHLYLKLGTIAYLNQDYKKSLDYYLNLDFLEWSSTILNPFLGEPISINSARDLISMAIWRTKSSFKAVDALKSVSTPKNLTEDDLFTRLRIIQILMNDEPEVAGKMATEITFLAQSKGWKRVEYSSTLLNGFIHYKKNDLRKAIIEFTKAYGILKSADPVYTEEWIRLTGLFYSHKESRSLKTVKGALDQAIAITIQRRPDDMLLQLKNYLPAVYGLREFTDAAINYYITHGHTIELLGFLSRLEQKDVMGNNAYPNTLVSIIDTSRRISSFRGFYPGPKEHLTSSRSEIRKAEVTRLLEEFDPFRNQEIKKSHIPVLSVFVRDKRTYIFWKPADSQELDLKEIPSESASSFTVQTMLKALVESSSKSDSVQIYLNVAGMESFDYLKKEFPDIDFRLFTKFSKKEDQTKIERVYIGDCKSADSPVKPNFEKIGSAYFEGNKLLTGSHSMMVWNLKVENNSPESLNEYAWTCGEDPIRFSRLHRRYDFRNTPQRLIFTRDSLSGNGWKGRSEDFLDWVSFWINSGVHRMYYIKSLDLNSESDINLLEKLSQETSEPESSFRGIRIRKHIE; this is encoded by the coding sequence TTGAAGTTCTTTTCTTCTAAATTCTGTATTTGTTTCGTTTTGAGTCTTGGCGCTTTTCATTCGATAGCGGCTCAAACAAAGCAAGAATTCGGATGGGCTAAAAGTTCGGACGGTTTTTCTTTCAATCTCAACGGAAGAACCGTTTTTCAATCGAATGCAGAGGTCGTTTCCTTTCCGGAAAGTCTAAGTCTATTAGAAAAATCTGATTTTCTTTTTTACGCAGGAGAATACTATATTCTCAACAAAGACGTTAGACGTTATGAAGCCATTTTAAAACTTACTGCGAACGCGGAACCGGAGTTGGCTCTTGGAGGAATCTTATTAAGAATTCTAAAAGAGATAAACTTTAATTCAAAAGATTCTTCTCGAAATCTTCTTTCACAATTCGCAAAGAACGAAAAAAATCCGTATTTAAAGGAACTTGCGGAAGGATTTGATTCTTCCGTATTCGAGAAAAAATCGCCGGAAAATCTAAAGTGTTCCCGAAAGAACGTATTCTATTCGCTTTGTAAGACTCTGCGTCTAAAAAAATATCTCGAAGATTTTAAAGTCGAAGCCAAGTCCCACGAAAGGGAATATCTAAATTTAAACAGAACCCTCGCTCCGTTTTTGGAAGATCCGGAACTGAAATACATTCCTTTCTTAAGTAATTTTATCTTCAATATCGCGGACCAACTCGCTGAATTAGGCCTGTCCAGAGAAGCGGTTCATTTTCAGAAAATTCTTATCATCTCCGAAAATTTAAGCGGAAGAATCATCGGTTATTCCTATGAAAAGCTCGCTTACTACTATCTGATCGGAGGAGATCTCGTTTCCGCCGAAAAAGTATTGGATTATATTCTTAAATATCATCCCGACTTGAGAACTCCTTATAAAAATCATCTTTATTTAAAGTTAGGCACCATTGCTTATCTCAATCAGGATTATAAAAAGTCTCTGGATTATTATCTCAATTTGGATTTTTTAGAATGGTCTTCTACGATTCTCAATCCGTTTTTGGGAGAGCCGATTTCGATCAACAGCGCGCGGGATTTGATTTCGATGGCGATTTGGAGAACGAAAAGTTCTTTCAAGGCAGTCGATGCACTGAAGTCCGTTTCGACTCCGAAGAATTTAACCGAAGACGATCTGTTTACCCGTTTGAGAATCATTCAGATTCTTATGAACGACGAGCCGGAAGTCGCCGGAAAAATGGCGACGGAAATTACGTTCCTCGCTCAGAGTAAAGGATGGAAGAGGGTGGAATATTCTTCCACGCTTTTGAACGGATTTATTCATTATAAGAAGAATGATCTTCGAAAAGCGATCATCGAATTTACGAAAGCGTACGGGATTCTAAAATCCGCGGATCCGGTTTATACGGAAGAATGGATTCGATTGACGGGTCTTTTTTATTCTCATAAAGAATCGAGATCCTTAAAAACGGTGAAGGGCGCTTTGGATCAGGCGATCGCGATTACGATTCAGAGAAGACCGGACGATATGCTTCTGCAGTTGAAAAATTATCTTCCGGCGGTTTACGGTTTGAGGGAATTCACGGACGCCGCGATCAACTACTACATCACACACGGTCATACGATCGAACTTCTCGGATTCTTATCAAGACTCGAACAAAAAGATGTGATGGGAAATAACGCTTATCCGAACACGTTAGTTTCCATCATCGATACGAGCAGGAGAATTTCTTCCTTTAGAGGATTTTATCCGGGACCAAAGGAACACTTAACTTCAAGTCGATCCGAAATTCGAAAAGCCGAAGTGACTCGGTTATTGGAAGAATTCGATCCGTTTCGAAACCAAGAGATCAAAAAATCGCATATCCCGGTCCTAAGCGTTTTTGTAAGAGACAAAAGAACTTACATCTTCTGGAAACCCGCGGATTCGCAAGAATTGGATTTGAAAGAAATCCCTTCCGAGTCTGCTTCCTCATTTACCGTGCAGACGATGCTCAAGGCTTTGGTGGAATCATCTTCCAAAAGCGATAGCGTTCAAATTTATTTGAACGTAGCTGGAATGGAATCTTTCGATTATCTCAAGAAAGAATTTCCGGACATCGACTTCCGACTGTTTACCAAATTCAGCAAGAAAGAAGATCAGACGAAGATAGAAAGAGTGTACATCGGTGATTGTAAGAGCGCAGATTCTCCCGTTAAACCGAACTTCGAGAAGATCGGTTCTGCCTATTTCGAAGGAAACAAACTTTTAACAGGAAGTCACTCGATGATGGTCTGGAATCTAAAAGTGGAGAATAATTCTCCGGAAAGTTTGAACGAATACGCCTGGACCTGCGGGGAAGATCCGATTCGTTTTTCGAGGTTACACCGGCGTTACGATTTTAGAAACACTCCTCAGAGATTGATTTTTACGAGAGATTCTTTGAGTGGAAACGGTTGGAAGGGGCGGTCGGAAGATTTTTTAGATTGGGTTTCCTTTTGGATTAATTCCGGCGTTCATCGTATGTATTATATCAAATCCTTGGACTTGAATTCAGAATCGGACATAAACCTTTTGGAAAAACTTTCGCAAGAGACGAGCGAGCCGGAATCTTCTTTTCGAGGAATTCGGATTCGAAAACACATCGAATAG
- a CDS encoding NAD(P)H-dependent glycerol-3-phosphate dehydrogenase — protein MKIGVIGSGSFGTALGSLLADKGYDVTLWCRSDSQVESINRDHINNKHLPTFILPEKLVASKDLKTVVQGKDMIVSSPPSHALTEILREIKEYLPEKVPIVSASKGIENGTLRLVSEIFESELPGKYHAYLSYLSGPSFAKEIIQKVPTIVSIASKNEATARKVQEIFSFLYFRTYWTPDVVGVEVGGSLKNVIALAAGVSDGLGFGQNTRAALITRGLNEITKIGLKLGADPMTFLGPSGMGDLILTCCGEQSRNRTVGFRLGKGETLEQILSSMNEVAEGVKTTQSAYELSQKLGIEMAITNEVYKMLYEGKNPKEVVKDLMKRDLKREGVSV, from the coding sequence ATGAAAATCGGAGTCATCGGATCGGGAAGTTTTGGTACCGCCTTAGGAAGTTTATTGGCCGATAAAGGGTACGATGTTACGCTCTGGTGTAGAAGCGATTCTCAGGTGGAAAGTATCAACCGAGATCATATCAACAACAAACACCTTCCCACTTTTATTCTTCCTGAAAAACTGGTGGCAAGTAAGGATCTTAAAACGGTCGTTCAAGGAAAAGATATGATCGTATCTTCTCCTCCTTCCCATGCGCTTACCGAAATTCTTCGAGAGATCAAAGAATATCTTCCGGAAAAAGTTCCGATTGTTTCTGCGAGTAAGGGAATTGAAAACGGAACCTTACGCCTTGTTTCCGAAATCTTCGAATCGGAACTTCCGGGAAAATATCACGCTTATCTTTCTTATCTTTCAGGACCTTCTTTCGCGAAAGAAATCATTCAAAAAGTTCCCACGATCGTGAGTATCGCTTCCAAGAATGAAGCAACCGCTCGGAAAGTTCAGGAAATCTTTAGCTTCTTATATTTTAGAACGTATTGGACTCCGGACGTCGTCGGTGTTGAGGTCGGAGGTTCTTTGAAAAACGTCATCGCGCTTGCCGCGGGAGTGAGCGACGGTCTTGGGTTCGGACAAAATACTCGAGCCGCTTTGATCACGAGAGGTTTGAACGAAATCACAAAGATCGGCTTGAAATTGGGAGCGGATCCGATGACCTTTCTCGGACCTTCGGGAATGGGAGATTTGATTCTTACTTGTTGCGGGGAACAATCTCGAAATCGTACGGTGGGATTTCGTTTAGGGAAAGGAGAAACACTCGAACAAATTCTTTCGAGCATGAATGAAGTCGCCGAAGGTGTGAAGACCACACAAAGCGCTTACGAACTTTCTCAAAAGTTGGGCATAGAAATGGCGATCACAAACGAAGTCTATAAAATGCTTTACGAAGGTAAGAATCCGAAAGAAGTTGTGAAAGACCTTATGAAGCGCGATTTAAAAAGAGAAGGCGTTTCCGTCTGA
- the recG gene encoding ATP-dependent DNA helicase RecG, which yields MKNSVSKSENTNANSTLLSPVTLIKGIGPSKAVALASIGIHTLQDLLNFFPRRYLDRNLTDNVLLKTGESVTLILEVVDAYLAHGKKSRLVVGAKTRNNERISLVFFRGVNFFQRIFQPGTTLVATGKLEFFRGFQLIHPDYEILTSAIKPTYTVSSAPSKKKETPKEAEEEPEELPEMIHAGRIIPLYPSGESLKSEGLDSRGFRKILYLGLEKLKGRIPEILPKQIIQKRELVPREESYREIHFPTDENALEKARYRLKYEELFYFNLLIEHKKKEREKIRRVLWPLPDSKTASVIRKNLPFQLTEDQESAIRKIQELTAKEQPAAVLLQGDVGSGKTLVALLTALRYLDNQIQVCMVAPTEILARQHYQTILGFLGNMPFLGIELLVGKEPKKNRYEKLYRIKKGDTLFVIGTHSVFQEDVEFLDLGLVIIDEQHKFGVDQREALRSKGKNPDILAMTATPIPRTLCLTLYGDLDLLTIKSKPKGRMPIQTKWFQEDRRDGVYKSIRKYVSSGRQCYIVYPLVEESEKVDLKSCIEAYEQLKHEIFPDFQVGLVHGKMDTAEKDRVMKEFSKNRIQILVSTTVIEVGIDVPNSTVMVIEHADRFGISQLHQLRGRVGRGDQESFCILMTDSKVTDDAKVRLEAMVNLSDGFALSEIDLQLRGPGELLGVRQSGLPDFRIADLREDSKLIELTREDATLFGNPGDLEKEEIRGRFSEGRLLFSN from the coding sequence ATGAAGAACTCGGTCTCTAAATCGGAAAACACAAACGCAAACTCGACGCTTCTTTCTCCGGTTACCTTGATCAAAGGAATCGGACCTTCGAAAGCCGTAGCCCTCGCGTCCATAGGAATTCACACTCTTCAGGATCTTCTCAATTTTTTTCCGAGAAGATATCTGGATCGGAATCTTACGGACAACGTCCTTTTAAAAACGGGAGAAAGTGTTACTCTCATTTTGGAAGTTGTAGACGCCTATCTCGCGCACGGAAAAAAATCAAGGCTCGTCGTGGGAGCTAAAACCAGGAACAACGAGAGAATCTCTTTGGTCTTTTTTCGCGGAGTCAATTTCTTTCAAAGAATTTTTCAACCCGGAACGACGCTCGTTGCGACAGGAAAATTGGAATTCTTTCGCGGCTTCCAACTCATTCACCCGGATTACGAAATTCTAACAAGCGCGATCAAACCAACTTATACGGTAAGTTCTGCTCCATCCAAAAAAAAAGAAACTCCTAAGGAAGCGGAAGAAGAACCGGAAGAACTTCCGGAAATGATTCACGCGGGAAGAATCATTCCTCTTTATCCCTCCGGGGAATCCTTAAAATCGGAAGGTTTGGATTCTCGTGGATTTCGGAAAATTCTTTATCTCGGGTTGGAAAAATTAAAGGGAAGAATTCCGGAAATTCTTCCCAAACAAATCATTCAGAAAAGGGAACTCGTTCCAAGAGAAGAATCCTATCGCGAAATTCATTTTCCAACGGATGAAAACGCTTTGGAAAAGGCCAGATATCGGCTCAAATACGAAGAATTGTTTTACTTCAATCTTCTCATAGAGCACAAAAAGAAAGAAAGAGAAAAGATCAGACGGGTGCTCTGGCCTTTGCCCGATTCGAAAACCGCATCGGTGATTCGAAAAAATCTTCCGTTTCAACTCACGGAAGATCAAGAATCCGCGATCCGAAAAATCCAAGAGTTGACCGCAAAAGAACAACCGGCCGCGGTCTTGTTACAAGGTGACGTGGGTTCCGGAAAAACGTTAGTCGCCCTTTTAACTGCTCTTCGTTATTTGGACAACCAAATTCAAGTCTGTATGGTCGCGCCCACGGAAATTCTCGCGAGACAACACTACCAAACCATTCTCGGTTTTTTGGGAAACATGCCTTTTTTGGGAATCGAACTCCTTGTCGGAAAGGAACCGAAAAAGAATCGATATGAAAAACTTTATCGAATCAAAAAAGGAGATACATTATTCGTCATCGGAACTCACAGCGTATTCCAAGAAGACGTTGAGTTTTTAGATCTCGGTCTTGTTATTATAGACGAACAACACAAGTTCGGAGTGGATCAAAGAGAAGCGCTTCGCTCCAAAGGAAAGAATCCGGATATTCTCGCCATGACGGCGACTCCGATTCCGAGAACTCTTTGTCTCACACTCTACGGAGATTTGGATTTACTAACGATCAAATCCAAACCCAAGGGAAGAATGCCAATTCAAACCAAATGGTTTCAGGAAGATAGAAGAGACGGAGTTTACAAATCCATTCGTAAATACGTTTCATCCGGAAGACAATGTTATATCGTTTATCCATTGGTGGAAGAATCGGAAAAGGTCGATCTCAAATCCTGTATCGAAGCCTATGAACAACTCAAACATGAAATTTTTCCAGATTTCCAAGTCGGACTCGTTCACGGTAAAATGGACACCGCGGAAAAAGATAGAGTAATGAAAGAATTTTCGAAGAATAGGATCCAAATTCTCGTATCGACGACCGTCATTGAAGTCGGAATCGACGTTCCGAATTCTACCGTAATGGTGATCGAACACGCGGATCGATTTGGGATCTCGCAACTTCATCAGCTCCGAGGTCGTGTGGGCCGAGGTGATCAGGAAAGTTTTTGTATTCTGATGACGGATTCTAAAGTTACGGACGATGCGAAAGTGAGACTCGAGGCGATGGTGAATCTATCGGACGGCTTTGCGTTATCCGAAATCGATCTTCAACTTCGCGGACCTGGAGAATTACTGGGCGTTCGTCAGAGTGGTCTTCCCGATTTCAGAATCGCAGATCTGAGAGAGGATTCTAAGTTGATTGAATTAACGAGGGAAGACGCGACGTTGTTCGGAAATCCCGGAGATTTAGAAAAGGAAGAAATTCGCGGAAGGTTTAGCGAAGGAAGATTATTATTTTCAAATTGA
- a CDS encoding M15 family metallopeptidase, with product MKILISIFAILVIQSSLFSQTVNPPGVPNESYLLGDFKQETAFVPYSNPGESRVHYLRKDVLEKLLELFQSYQRENPEEKQKPFIVSAFRSFKVQKGIWEEKYTGKRKMRAPIQGKTPEEIISLILEFSSAPGTSRHHWGTDVDLNALENSYFEKGGKGEKFYLWMRANAKRFGFCQPYSPKNSRANKGYNEEKWHWSYAPVANKLQDEWVRLFREGKIQFKGKFSGGEFLQTLPLEYVTSVNPECKTIR from the coding sequence ATGAAAATTCTAATTTCCATCTTTGCGATCTTAGTTATACAAAGTTCTCTCTTTTCTCAGACAGTAAATCCTCCCGGCGTTCCAAACGAATCCTATCTTCTCGGGGACTTTAAACAGGAAACGGCTTTCGTCCCCTATTCCAATCCAGGAGAATCAAGAGTTCATTATCTAAGAAAGGATGTTTTAGAAAAACTTTTAGAACTCTTTCAATCGTATCAAAGAGAGAATCCGGAAGAAAAACAAAAACCGTTTATCGTATCCGCATTCCGTTCCTTCAAAGTTCAAAAAGGAATTTGGGAGGAAAAATATACGGGGAAAAGAAAAATGAGAGCACCGATCCAAGGGAAAACTCCAGAGGAAATCATTTCCTTAATCTTAGAATTTTCCAGCGCACCGGGGACTTCCAGACATCACTGGGGAACCGATGTCGATCTAAACGCATTAGAAAATTCTTATTTTGAAAAAGGGGGAAAAGGGGAAAAATTTTATCTCTGGATGCGGGCGAACGCAAAAAGATTCGGATTTTGCCAACCTTACTCCCCGAAGAATTCGAGAGCCAATAAAGGTTATAACGAAGAAAAATGGCATTGGTCCTATGCACCCGTAGCTAACAAATTGCAAGACGAATGGGTGCGTCTCTTCAGAGAAGGAAAAATACAGTTTAAAGGAAAGTTTTCCGGGGGGGAATTCCTGCAAACTCTCCCTTTGGAATACGTAACTTCCGTGAACCCTGAGTGTAAAACAATCCGTTAA
- the galE gene encoding UDP-glucose 4-epimerase GalE, with product MRILITGGAGYIGSHIVALLLEKKHDLLIVDNLEKGNKANLFPGVELIQGNIQEERILEKAFSKPVDAVFHFAAWKAAGESMTDPSKYALNNINGTLKLLTFMEKAGTKKIIFSSSAAVYGAPKYLPIDEKHPLQPENYYGHTKLAIEENLKWFDTLKGFRFAALRYFNAAGYDPKGRIRGLERTPANLLPIIMEAASGMRKDFEVFGTDYETPDGSCIRDYIHVNDLAKAHILSLEYLDSEKKSLTVNLGSENGYSVLEMIRLSEEVVGKPIPHRISGRRAGDPAELLASSNLAKQLLKWSPEYSDAKTLLKTMWDVYQNPA from the coding sequence GTGAGAATTTTAATCACAGGGGGCGCCGGTTACATAGGGAGCCACATAGTTGCGCTTCTCCTCGAAAAGAAGCATGATCTTTTGATCGTTGATAATTTAGAAAAAGGAAACAAAGCGAATTTGTTTCCGGGCGTGGAACTCATCCAGGGAAACATCCAAGAAGAAAGGATTTTGGAAAAAGCGTTTTCGAAACCCGTCGATGCGGTTTTTCATTTCGCGGCTTGGAAGGCCGCGGGAGAATCCATGACCGATCCTTCCAAATACGCTTTGAACAATATCAACGGAACTCTAAAACTTCTTACCTTTATGGAAAAGGCAGGAACGAAAAAAATTATTTTTTCTTCCTCGGCCGCCGTTTACGGAGCTCCGAAATATCTTCCTATCGATGAAAAACATCCGCTTCAACCGGAAAATTATTACGGTCATACGAAGTTGGCGATCGAAGAAAATCTCAAGTGGTTCGATACTCTAAAAGGTTTTCGTTTTGCGGCATTACGTTATTTTAATGCGGCCGGCTATGATCCGAAGGGAAGAATCCGGGGATTGGAAAGAACTCCCGCAAATCTTCTTCCGATCATTATGGAAGCCGCTTCCGGAATGAGAAAGGATTTCGAAGTTTTTGGAACCGATTATGAGACTCCGGATGGAAGTTGTATTCGAGATTATATTCACGTAAATGATCTTGCTAAGGCCCATATTTTGAGTCTGGAATATTTGGATTCGGAGAAAAAATCTCTCACGGTTAATTTGGGATCCGAGAACGGCTATTCTGTTTTGGAAATGATTCGCCTTTCGGAAGAGGTTGTCGGAAAACCGATCCCTCATAGGATTTCGGGCAGAAGAGCGGGGGATCCGGCTGAGTTACTTGCTTCTTCGAACCTCGCAAAACAACTGTTAAAGTGGTCTCCCGAATACAGCGACGCGAAAACCCTTCTCAAAACGATGTGGGATGTGTATCAAAATCCAGCCTGA
- the lpxA gene encoding acyl-ACP--UDP-N-acetylglucosamine O-acyltransferase, with protein sequence MKIHPTAIIDSRAELHESVEVGPYSIIEGHVSIQEGTVIENHVKICAGTEIGKFNRFHQGAVIGVMPQDLGFNQQLLTKTIIGDHNIFREYANIHKGTKEDSPTVIGNKNYFMGNSHVGHDCILGNSNILTHGCVLAGHVTLGNFAFISGLAAVHQFCFVGDYAMVAGLAKVVQDVPPYSTVDGNPSTVVGLNSVGMKRAGFSPEVRNAIKHAYKVIYHSKLTTKKALEELEASGNLIEPVQYIIKFFRDSDRGVTDHR encoded by the coding sequence ATGAAAATTCATCCGACTGCGATTATCGACTCAAGAGCGGAATTACACGAATCCGTCGAGGTCGGTCCTTATTCCATCATAGAAGGACACGTTTCCATTCAAGAAGGAACCGTGATCGAGAATCACGTTAAAATTTGTGCCGGGACCGAAATCGGAAAATTCAACCGTTTTCATCAAGGAGCAGTGATCGGAGTGATGCCCCAGGATCTGGGTTTCAATCAGCAACTTTTGACAAAAACGATTATCGGCGATCATAATATCTTCAGAGAATACGCAAACATTCATAAGGGAACAAAAGAGGATTCTCCAACCGTAATCGGAAATAAAAATTACTTTATGGGAAATTCGCACGTCGGTCACGACTGTATCTTAGGAAACAGTAATATTCTCACGCACGGCTGTGTTTTGGCAGGACACGTGACACTCGGAAATTTTGCGTTTATTTCCGGTTTGGCCGCCGTTCACCAGTTTTGCTTTGTAGGAGATTACGCGATGGTCGCGGGTCTCGCAAAAGTCGTTCAGGACGTTCCTCCGTATTCCACGGTCGATGGAAATCCGAGTACGGTCGTCGGGTTAAACAGCGTGGGAATGAAGCGCGCCGGATTCTCACCCGAAGTTAGAAACGCGATCAAACACGCATACAAAGTGATTTATCATTCTAAGCTGACAACAAAGAAGGCTCTGGAAGAATTGGAAGCTTCAGGAAATCTTATCGAACCGGTTCAGTATATTATAAAATTCTTTAGGGATAGCGATCGAGGAGTTACGGATCACAGGTGA
- a CDS encoding TIGR04452 family lipoprotein, with protein MKKWFITSLIPFLLLTNCYLFDSIGLSIPDTVSGSEAKNQILTSALIGAVAVPDSTAVIAIISPQLAKVEEDRYYKKVDVDNCASSALLINVLTINVGGFNCNLEPREYVLWYVY; from the coding sequence ATGAAAAAGTGGTTCATCACTTCCTTGATTCCTTTTCTCTTGCTTACAAATTGTTACCTTTTTGATTCGATCGGCCTTTCCATTCCAGATACGGTCTCTGGAAGTGAAGCGAAGAATCAGATTCTTACGAGCGCACTGATCGGAGCGGTGGCTGTGCCGGATTCTACGGCAGTCATTGCGATCATTTCTCCGCAGTTGGCAAAAGTGGAGGAAGATCGTTACTACAAAAAAGTGGATGTGGACAATTGCGCGAGCTCTGCGCTTTTGATAAACGTTCTTACGATCAATGTAGGCGGATTTAACTGTAACTTAGAACCGAGAGAATATGTTCTCTGGTACGTTTATTAA
- a CDS encoding Hpt domain-containing protein, whose product MLVDWNRLDSLKQGDDEEEAAWLKEMVESLLSNMEIRIKNIVRFTEEKKESDLQAELHQTKGVSANFGLEDLRALVTDAEQKLKSGDSNASYALSLKTPATWESTREELKKKFEIE is encoded by the coding sequence ATGCTTGTGGACTGGAACAGACTGGATTCTCTGAAACAGGGAGATGACGAAGAAGAAGCCGCTTGGCTCAAAGAAATGGTCGAATCTTTACTTTCCAATATGGAAATTCGTATCAAGAACATCGTTCGTTTTACGGAAGAAAAAAAAGAATCCGATCTTCAAGCCGAACTCCATCAAACCAAAGGTGTTTCTGCTAACTTCGGACTGGAAGATCTGAGAGCACTCGTGACGGACGCGGAACAGAAATTAAAATCCGGCGATTCCAACGCATCTTATGCCTTAAGTCTCAAAACACCGGCGACTTGGGAATCCACAAGAGAAGAATTGAAAAAGAAGTTCGAGATTGAATAA